The following proteins come from a genomic window of Corallococcus sp. NCRR:
- a CDS encoding RidA family protein — MTSIQHQPIVAPGLPKPAGPYSPGMQLDRLLFISGQAARDPATGVQAEGIEAQTEQVLRNLERILVAGGSSLQHVLRCGVFLVDMQEFARMNAVYERVFAGHRPARTTVQVSALPDAGLRVEIDCIAYVP; from the coding sequence ATGACGTCAATCCAACATCAGCCCATCGTCGCGCCGGGTCTGCCCAAGCCCGCGGGCCCGTACTCTCCCGGCATGCAGCTGGACCGGCTGCTCTTCATCTCCGGACAGGCTGCCCGGGATCCCGCGACCGGCGTACAAGCCGAGGGAATCGAAGCGCAGACAGAGCAGGTGCTGCGCAACCTGGAGCGCATCCTCGTGGCCGGTGGCTCCAGCCTCCAGCACGTCCTGCGCTGCGGCGTCTTCCTGGTGGACATGCAGGAGTTCGCACGGATGAACGCCGTCTACGAGCGCGTCTTCGCCGGGCACCGGCCCGCGCGGACCACCGTGCAGGTGTCCGCGCTGCCAGACGCCGGCCTGCGCGTGGAGATTGATTGCATCGCCTACGTGCCTTGA
- a CDS encoding anthrax toxin lethal factor-related metalloendopeptidase — MSSIARSITKTGGSGTSSDVELVVPRLEKWTTASLFALEKQGTQVVVCRGSVTDYVVSLKGVRPRGWPPGSTWDSVPGLHKSETNEVVIAIIGHAAKKPHVPRLGEGHGSYDLVVHESAHAVDKSGGATKRSASPAFTQARKKDLATLSAYEKQSGSAGPEETWAESAARYFGKDPKDAKAHPNLHGFWASNPVK, encoded by the coding sequence ATGTCGTCGATAGCGCGTTCCATCACGAAGACCGGTGGCAGTGGAACCTCTTCGGATGTCGAGCTCGTCGTACCCAGGCTGGAAAAATGGACGACCGCCAGTCTTTTCGCGTTGGAGAAGCAGGGCACCCAGGTCGTCGTGTGCCGCGGCTCCGTCACGGACTATGTGGTCAGCCTGAAAGGTGTCCGTCCCCGAGGATGGCCTCCGGGGAGCACGTGGGACTCAGTGCCAGGCTTACACAAGTCGGAAACGAATGAGGTGGTGATCGCGATCATCGGTCACGCCGCCAAGAAGCCGCATGTTCCACGATTGGGCGAGGGACACGGTTCCTACGACCTTGTGGTTCACGAGTCCGCACATGCGGTAGACAAATCAGGAGGCGCCACCAAGCGCTCCGCCAGCCCTGCCTTCACGCAGGCTCGGAAAAAGGATCTCGCGACCCTCAGCGCCTACGAGAAACAGTCAGGCTCGGCCGGTCCCGAAGAGACCTGGGCAGAGAGCGCCGCGCGCTATTTCGGCAAGGATCCGAAGGACGCCAAAGCCCATCCAAACCTCCACGGTTTCTGGGCCAGCAACCCCGTGAAGTAA